One segment of Anopheles stephensi strain Indian chromosome 3, UCI_ANSTEP_V1.0, whole genome shotgun sequence DNA contains the following:
- the LOC118510703 gene encoding E3 ubiquitin-protein ligase Ufd4 isoform X2, with protein MGDVDPETLLEWLSMGQGDERDMQLIALEQLCMLLLMSDNVDRCFESCPPRTFLPALCKIFLDELAPENVLEVTARAITYYLDVSSECTRRIVAIDGAIRAICNRLEVADLESRTSRDLAEQCIKVLELICTREAGAVFEGGGLNCVLTFIRDSGSQIHKDTLHSAMAVVSRLCTKVEPQGANVQTCVESLSTLLQHEDPLVADGALKCFASVADRFTRKGVDPAPLAEYGLVKELLNRLSNAAGGPQISSGGGGAGNATISSSLGTNSASHPESSPSTAQLSSSAPKTAQGAMEAGRSSQSIATTISLLSTLCRGSPSITHDLLRSNLLEAMERAFKGDERCVLDCMRLADLILLLLFEGRQALGRVGGSQGQLAPRVRRADSSTERTHRQLIDCIRSKDTEALIESIDSGGIDVNCMDDVGQTLLNWASAFGTLEMVEFLCDKGADVNKGQRSSSLHYAACFGRPGIAKVLLKHGANPDLRDEDGKTPLDKARERPDEGHREVASILQSPGEWMMAATRSDVKCGESGDETGVGEPRGDPEMAPVYLKFFLPTFCKTFQSTMLASVRRSSLGLIKKMIQYVQPEVLSKLCSSEGLPSYEQSLGTLLVEVIASVLDNEISYSWPPLPQPSTSSYSPPPPPPILTGPRTSSSVVSNNTLLTKHGCAERLSKFVQAKRQRRNSSCYIIPPPPPLLPLTPPPISARANPDPDEDAEQERNGSESNNNSTDTTTTNPRNRTQSNWSDLSIADDEDGHLVVLTIVQELMSKTQNDFLDHFARLGVYTKVQALMGEPSFEGNDNNEVIKSTSDEGKAAATEASSSTATVTVTASGSGGPVVVTGGATPAVAVEDAKEILHGKAYHWHDWSICRGRDCLYVWSDSAALELSNGSNGWFRFILDGKLATMYSSGSPENGSDSTENRGEFLEKLQRARAAVRQGTVSQPILSAPSLARIAVGNWVLQSQKEHQLHINNSEGHQVTILQDELPGFIFESNRGTKHTFTAETTLGPDFAAGWINTKKKKMRCKAEAQKYQLNKLARDLYNRYFKAAQAIPRGAVAKLSKIVHQIEIALEEQQSSSKAALVSSSTQQLTPSGGTVASVSWQEKLYNALNELVHLLNEDGVISAYEMYSSGLVQALVAVLSPNYWDLGMNRSKANKYQKQRLSIFKRCMYGGEIKTGKNTAAILVQKLVAVLESIEKLPVYMYDSPGGSYGLQILTKKLSFRLERAACEQTLFDRTGRNLKMEPLATVGHLNKYLLKMVAKQWYDMERSSFLYLRKLKEAKPGTVKFRHRHDFDENGIIYYIGTNGRTLEWVNPAQYGLVTVTSSEGKQLPYGKLEDILSRDSVSVNCHTKDNKKSWFAIDLGMFIIPTAYTLRHARGYGRSALRNWLFQMSKDGLNWVTLLTHTDDKSLAEPGSTCTWPIDCPADEQQGYRHVRIHQNGRNASGQTHYLSLSGFEIYGKVMSVCEDMDKTAAKENEAKLRKERRQIRSQLKYITDGARVVRGVDWHWDDQDGNPPGEGTVIAEIHNGWIDVKWDHGMRNSYRMGAEGKYDLKLANVDGLVAASYDLHNSGISVTTVGGSGNQFTTVANVQCDGEGGGAVSSKKKIYDKSLNVLASRKSSSTPSLPDATTENRSSVASTEQATSADNLSWKQAVEVITENVLSSARSDLATVGSGGSSNDLSSSVVASGAGGGGNNQEVSVTVHSSLSERGNNIPDLSQINSSTSMLVSDLATITENLSLSDGPVRQSGSASSTGSGQQFVSNISGNGSSGSGGVPVLMGSSSSSSSSSSTEENNKTNNINETNNKINLTSGGSGASSVASGSSASSGKAGLSYLQTRLDMMGKMREGVDMLRNNTNNFLSSELLTQTNLLSSVKIAFPPMPPSSGTGAGAGNSIFVASTSTGTNPAGSSASSGAKTPTDKFDVKFNNTTGASNGGAASTFKKVLNEAKQFSTTLDGSSTGVRDATNNLKNNIVVVGSAETVLGASQDDPDADPCLLGTVSGSDGVNVVPVVVPASNPMSVSVPNLTSSGSNNHPPHHHHHSHHQQQQHHHAHHHPPPPADSSSSTVQNDSQAAGAAPPPPGLLETFAAIARRRTSASGSNSATNASNNNENNNAANPSSSTSSSQQTMPINNQLISGGGGGSSGGAGLVGGVLQNNSNFFPRGPNSVTSLVKLALSTHTGLLSTAQSYPSLFSSASNNNASAGGQAGGNGGGSNNNTSNTNNMVGVGQVNPLNPALTMSLTSTSSDSEQVSLEDFLEQCRAPTLLGDLEDDEDIEDENDDDENEDEYEEVGNTLLQVMVTRNLLSFMEERTFENRLPTAGKRKSWDDEFVLKRQFSALIPAFDPRPGKTNVNQTSDLDVPAPPGNGRRVAEQHQLVVDPAEPSSSSGKVTVPEEQEGSHGPSSSISSLPQPTLSLVLRGPNINGVNDVEVDLTHPDWTIFRAVQELMLQTSMPKQDKFRKIWQPTYTIIYREASPGSSSSLLGGGKEDLSSGEEGRATPIISLYSQRSHGSTLSPSSPIPGTPSVAGAGPGSAGGATSAACGSTQQQQYCSVEDVLQLLSQLNSINQSLGSAPSNNDKNLIPDAESHYLNPEVFMSKKITNKLQQQIQDPLVLSSGSLPKWCEEYNQTCPFLFPFETRQLYFSCTAFGASRSIVWLQSQRDVSLERQRAPGLSPRHADQQEFRVGRLKHERVKVPRGENLLDWAQQVMKVHCNRKSVLEVEFVGEEGTGLGPTLEFYALVAAELQRSDLGMWLCDDEQPKLIEDEIDLGEGSKPVGYYVRRSTGLFPAPLPQDSDICEYVSNYFWFLGVFLAKVLQDNRLVDLPLSNSFLQLLSHSRSIARGSPNQPPFGKSSGLSDDIMLSSLMSEESDRDRDLLVDSYQSKMATSDGAWYDGILSQENLQEIDPIRYQFLRELQELVQQKQTIEQNDALSSEEKLQQIGELKLNTKTGCVALDDLALTFSYLPSSKNYGYASADLIPNGANIDVTINNVEEYCNLTIAFCLQEGIAKQLAAFHRGFCEVFALSKLAAFTPDEIRKMLCGEQNPEWTREDIMTYTEPKLGYTKESPGFLRFVNVLMGMNGSERKAFLQFTTGCSSLPPGGLANLHPRLTVVRKVDAGEGSYPSVNTCVHYLKLPDYPNEQILRERLLTATKEKGFHLN; from the exons ATGGGAGACGTCGATCCCGAAACACTCTTAGAATGGCTCTCGATGGGTCAGGGCGACGAGCGCGACATGCAGCTCATTGCTTTAGAGCAGCTCTGCATGCTACTGCTCATGTCCGACAATGTAGATAGATGTTTTGAAAG CTGTCCACCACGAACGTTCCTGCCCGCGCTGTGTAAAATATTCCTTGACGAGCTAGCCCCGGAAAATGTGCTTGAGGTGACTGCCCGCGCTATCACGTACTATCTGGACGTGTCCTCCGAATGTACCCGCCGGATCGTCGCTATCGATGGCGCCATCCGTGCAATCTGCAACCGGCTCGAGGTGGCCGACCTCGAGAGCCGTACCAGTCGCGATCTCGCCGAACAGTGCATCAAGGTGCTGGAGCTGATCTGCACGCGGGAGGCGGGTGCCGTGTTTGAGGGCGGCGGTCTCAACTGTGTGCTCACGTTCATTCGCGACAGCGGTTCGCAGATCCACAAGGACACGCTCCATTCGGCCATGGCCGTCGTTTCGCGCCTGTGCACCAAGGTGGAACCGCAGGGAGCGAATGTGCAAACGTGCGTGGAAAGTTTGAGCACGCTGCTGCAACATGAAGATCCGTTGGTGGCGGACGGCGCGCTAAAGTGTTTCGCCTCGGTCGCGGATCGATTCACGCGCAAGGGTGTAGATCCTGCCCCGCTCGCCGAGTACGGGCTGGTGAAGGAACTGCTGAACCGGCTAAGCAACGCTGCCGGAGGTCCACAGATTTCATCCGGCGGGGGCGGTGCCGGCAATGCGACGATCTCCTCCAGCCTGGGAACAAACTCCGCGTCCCACCCGGAATCATCACCGTCAACCGCGCAGCTTTCCTCGTCCGCCCCGAAAACGGCACAGGGTGCGATGGAAGCGGGCCGGTCGAGCCAATCGATCGCCACCACCATATCGCTGCTGTCAACCTTGTGCCGCGGTTCGCCCTCGATCACGCACGATCTGCTCCGTTCGAATCTGCTCGAAGCGATGGAGCGCGCGTTCAAGGGAGACGAACGGTGCGTGCTGGACTGTATGCGATTGGCTGACCtgattctgctgctgctgttcgaggGCCGGCAGGCGCTCGGGCGCGTCGGTGGTTCGCAAGGTCAGCTGGCGCCCCGGGTGCGGCGTGCCGATTCCAGCACCGAGCGCACCCACCGTCAGCTGATCGATTGCATCCGCAGCAAGGACACCGAGGCACTGATCGAGTCGATCGATTCCGGCGGCATCGATGTGAACTGCATGGACGATGTGGGCCAAACGCTGCTCAACTGGGCGTCCGCCTTCGGGACGCTCGAGATGGTGGAGTTTCTGTGTGATAAGGGCGCGGACGTGAACAAGGGACAGCGCAGCTCGTCCCTGCACTATGCGGCCTGCTTTGGACGACCCGGCATTGCGAAGGTGCTGCTGAAGCACGGTGCCAATCCGGACCTGAGGGACGAGGACGGTAAAACGCCACTCGATAAGGCACGCGAGCGTCCGGACGAGGGCCACCGGGAGGTGGCATCGATTTTGCAGTCGCCGGGCGAATGGATGATGGCAGCGACCCGGTCGGATGTGAAGTGTGGCGAGAGCGGTGATGAGACGGGTGTGGGCGAACCGCGGGGCGATCCCGAGATGGCACCGGTGTATCTCAAGTTTTTCCTACCAACATTCTGCAAAACTTTCCAGAGCACAATGCTTGCGAGTGTGCGTCGATCTAGCTTAG GACTTATCAAGAAAATGATCCAGTATGTTCAACCGGAAGTGCTCTCGAAACTGTGCTCCTCGGAGGGTCTACCAAGTTACGAGCAAAGCTTAGGCACGCTGCTAGTCGAAGTCATCGCGAGCGTACTGGACAATGAG ATTAGCTACAGCTGGCCACCGTTGCCGCAACCCTCAACGTCGTCGTATTCGCCTCCTCCGCCGCCACCGATCCTAACCGGGCCGCGCACTAGTTCTAGCGTTGTTAGCAATAATACACTCCTAACCAAGCACGGCTGCGCCGAGCGGTTGAGCAAGTTTGTGCAGGCCAAACGGCAGCGGCGCAATTCTAGCTGCTACATAataccaccgccaccgccactgcTACCGTTGACACCGCCACCAATCTCGGCAAGAGCAAACCCCGACCCGGACGAGGACGCGGaacaggaacggaacggttCCGAAAGCAATAACAATAGTAcagacaccaccaccaccaatcctCGTAATCGCACCCAAAGCAATTGGTCAGATCTTAGCATTGCG GACGATGAAGATGGCCATCTGGTGGTGCTTACGATCGTGCAGGAGCTTATGTCAAAAACGCAAAACGATTTCCTCGACCATTTCGCCCGGTTGGGCGTGTACACCAAGGTGCAAGCGCTGATGGGTGAGCCCAGCTTCGAGGGTAACGACAATAATGAGGTGATTAAATCGACATCCGACGAGGGGAAAGCTGCGGCCACCGAAGCGTCCTCCAGCACGGCCACCGTTACGGTAACGGCGAGCGGTTCCGGCGGCCCGGTAGTGGTGACCGGCGGCGCAACGCCGGCGGTGGCCGTAGAGGACGCGAAGGAGATACTGCACGGCAAGGCATACCATTGGCACGATTGGAGCATTTGCCGCGGGCGGGACTGTTTGTACGTGTGGTCGGATTCGGCCGCGCTCGAGCTTTCGAACGGTTCGAACggatggttccggttcatacTGGACGGTAAGCTGGCGACGATGTACTCTAGCGGCAGTCCGGAGAATGGGAGTGATAGCACGG AAAACCGTGGCGAATTTCTCGAAAAGCTTCAGCGTGCCCGAGCCGCCGTCCGGCAGGGGACGGTGTCACAGCCAATTCTGTCGGCCCCCAGCCTAGCCCGGATAGCGGTCGGCAACTGGGTGCTGCAAAGCCAGAAAGAACATCAACTACATATCAACAATTCCGAGGGCCATCAGGTGACGATCCTGCAGGACGAACTGCCGGGCTTCATCTTCGAGAGCAACCGGGGTACGAAGCACACGTTCACCGCCGAAACGACACTGGGACCAGACTTTGCCGCCGGTTGGATAAAcaccaaaaagaagaagatgcgcTGCAAGGCCGAGGCACAGAAATATCAG CTTAATAAATTGGCTCGTGATTTGTACAACCGGTACTTCAAGGCGGCCCAGGCTATACCGCGCGGAGCCGTCGCAAAGCTGTCGAAGATTGTGCATCAGATTGAGATCGCACTCGAGGAACAGCAGTCATCATCGAAAGCAGCGCTCGTCTCCAGCTCGACGCAGCAGCTCACTCCAAGCGGTGGCACTGTGGCCAGCGTCAGCTGGCAGGAGAAGCTCTATAACGCACTGAACGAACTCGTTCACCTACTGAACGAGGACGGTGTGATTAGTGCGTACGAAATGTACAGCTCCGGGCTGGTGCAAGCGCTCGTGGCGGTGCTTTCACCCAACTACTGGGACCTGGGCATGAATCGCTCCAAAGCGAACAAGTACCAGAAGCAGCGGCTCTCCATCTTCAAGCGGTGCATGTACGGAGGGGAAATAAAAACGGGCAAAAACACGGCCGCCATCCTGGTGCAGAAGCTGGTCGCGGTGCTGGAAAGCATCGAGAAGCTGCCGGTGTACATGTACGATTCGCCGGGCGGTAGCTATGGGCTGCAGATACTAACCAAGAAGCTAAGCTTCCGGCTGGAACGTGCCGCCTGCGAGCAGACACTGTTCGATCGCACCGGACGCAACCTCAAGATGGAACCGCTGGCAACCGTGGGCCATCTGAACAAGTATCTGCTCAAGATGGTCGCCAAGCAGTGGTACGATATGGAGCGCTCGTCGTTCCTGTACCTACGCAAGCTGAAGGAAGCTAAGCCGGGTACGGTGAAGTTCCGCCATCGGCACGATTTCGACGAAAACGGTATCATCTACTACATCGGCACGAACGGAAGGACGCTCGAGTGGGTTAATCCGGCCCAGTACGGGCTGGTAACGGTGACGAGTAGCGAAGGCAAACAGCTACCGTACGGCAAGCTGGAAGATATCCTATCGCGCGACAGTGTGAGCGTGAATTGCCACACGAAGGACAACAAAAAGTCGTGGTTCGCGATCGATTTGGGAATGTTCATTATACCGACGGCGTACACGCTGAGGCACGCGCGCGGTTACGGCCGTTCGGCGCTACGCAACTGGCTGTTCCAGATGTCGAAGGATGGGCTGAATTGGGTCACGCTGCTAACGCACACGGACGACAAGAGCCTCGCGGAACCGGGCAGCACCTGTACCTGGCCGATTGATTGCCCGGCCGACGAGCAGCAGGGCTACCGGCACGTGCGCATCCATCAAAACGGCCGAAACGCATCGGGCCAAACGCACTACCTTAGTCTGAGCGGGTTCGAAATCTACGGCAAGGTGATGTCGGTGTGCGAAGACATGGACAAGACGGCGGCCAAAGAGAACGAGGCGAAACTGCGCAAGGAGCGTCGTCAGATACGGTCCCAGCTGAAGTACATCACCGATGGGGCGCGCGTCGTACGCGGTGTCGACTGGCACTGGGACGATCAGGACGGCAATCCGCCCGGCGAAGGTACGGTCATCGCGGAGATTCACAACGGTTGGATCGATGTGAAGTGGGACCATGGTATGCGCAATTCGTACCGGATGGGTGCCGAGGGCAAGTACGATCTGAAGCTGGCGAATGTGGACGGCTTGGTTGCTGCCTCGTACGATCTACACAACAGTGGCATTTCCGTTACAACGGTGGGCGGTAGCGGCAACCAATTTACAACCGTCGCCAACGTGCAGTGCGACGGTGAGGGTGGTGGCGCCGTttcgagcaagaaaaaaatctacGACAAATCGCTTAACGTGCTGGCGAGCAGGAAATCAAGCTCCACGCCGAGCTTGCCCGATGCCACGACGGAAAACCGCTCATCGGTTGCTTCCACCGAGCAGGCAACGTCGGCCGATAATCTTTCCTGGAAGCAAGCGGTGGAAGTGATCACGGAGAATGTCCTCTCGTCGGCCCGTTCCGATCTGGCAACGGTCGGTAGTGGGGGCAGTAGCAACGATCTGTCCTCGTCGGTGGTAGCTTCCGGTGCCGGCGGCGGTGGTAACAATCAGGAAGTTTCCGTGACGGTTCACTCGTCGCTGAGCGAACGGGGCAACAACATCCCGGACCTGTCgcaaatcaacagcagcacgTCCATGCTGGTGTCGGATCTGGCCACCATTACGGAGAATCTGTCCCTGTCGGATGGTCCGGTACGGCAGAGCGGCAGCGCTTCGTCGACCGGTTCCGGCCAGCAGTTTGTGAGCAACATCAGCGGCAACGGTAGCAGTGGATCCGGTGGCGTTCCCGTCCTGATGGGCTCATCgtcctcatcctcctcctcatcctcgacggaggaaaacaacaaaacgaacaaCATTAACGAGACGAACAACAAGATCAACTTAACGAGCGGTGGTAGCGGTGCGAGCAGCGTTGCCAGCGGTAGCAGCGCATCCAGCGGTAAGGCCGGCCTATCGTACCTGCAGACCCGGCTCGACATGATGGGCAAGATGCGGGAAGGTGTCGATATGCTGCGCAACAACACGAACAATTTCCTCTCGTCCGAGCTGCTCACACAAACGAATCTGCTTTCATCGGTAAAGATTGCTTTCCCCCCGATGCCACCGTCCAGTGGAACCGGAGCTGGGGCCGGAAACAGCATTTTCGTGGCAAGCACCAGCACCGGCACAAATCCAGCCGGCTCGTCGGCTTCGTCGGGCGCGAAAACACCCACGGACAAGTTTGACGTGAAGTTTAACAACACAACCGGTGCGTCGAATGGGGGGGCGGCGTCCACGTTCAAGAAGGTGCTGAACGAGGCGAAACAATTCTCGACCACGCTGGATGGATCTTCTACCGGTGTGCGGGATGCTACGAACAACTTGAAGAACAACATCGTGGTGGTTGGATCGGCGGAAACGGTGCTGGGTGCGTCACAGGACGATCCCGATGCGGATCCGTGTCTGCTCGGTACCGTGTCCGGAAGCGATGGTGTGAACGTTGTCCCCGTCGTCGTACCCGCGTCCAATCCGATGAGTGTAAGCGTGCCGAATCTTACGAGCAGTGGCAGCAACAATCATCCGcctcatcaccaccaccacagccatcaccagcagcagcagcatcaccatgctcatcatcatcctcctcctcccgcGGACAGTAGCTCGTCGACGGTGCAGAACGATTCGcaagcagcaggagcagcaccaccaccaccgggacTGTTGGAAACGTTTGCCGCCATTGCACGTCGCCGTACGTCCGCGAGTGGATCGAACTCGGCGACCAATGCTAGCAACAATAACGAAAACAATAACGCCGCCAACCCATCGTCGTCGACCTCCTCTTCGCAGCAGACGATGCCGATCAACAATCAGCTGAttagcggtggtggtgggggtagTAGCGGTGGTGCGGGGTTGGTCGGTGGAGTGTTGCAGAACAATAGCAACTTTTTCCCCCGTGGGCCCAACTCCGTCACCAGCCTGGTGAAGTTGGCACTGTCCACCCACACCGGACTGCTCAGCACGGCGCAAAGCTATCCGAGCCTGTTCAGCTCCGCTTCGAACAATAATGCTTCGGCCGGTGGTCAGGCGGGCGGGAACGGAGGCGGTAGCAATAAtaacaccagcaacaccaacaacatgGTGGGTGTGGGACAGGTGAACCCACTCAATCCCGCCCTAACCATGAGCCTCACGTCCACCTCGAGCGACAGTGAGCAGGTATCGTTGGAGGACTTTTTGGAGCAGTGTCGAGCGCCGACACTGCTGGGCGATTTGGAAGACGACGAAGACATCGAGGACGaaaacgatgacgacgagAATGAGGACGAGTATGAGGAGGTGGGCAACACGCTGCTGCAGGTGATGGTGACCCGCAATCTGCTGTCCTTCATGGAGGAGCGTACGTTCGAGAATCGGCTCCCGACCGCGGGCAAACGCAAGTCCTGGGACGATGAGTTTGTGCTGAAGCGTCAGTTTTCCGCACTGATTCCGGCGTTTGATCCGCGCCCAGGCAAAACCAACGTTAATCAGACGAGCGATCTCGATGTACCGGCACCACCGGGCAATGGGCGGCGGGTGGCGGAACAGCACCAGCTGGTGGTAGACCCAGCCGAACCGTCCTCCTCATCCGGCAAAGTGACCGTACCGGAGGAGCAGGAAGGAAGTCACGGGCCATCGTCCTCAATCTCCTCGCTGCCGCAGCCAACGCTTTCGCTAGTGCTGCGCGGTCCGAACATAAACGGGGTGAACGATGTGGAGGTCGATCTGACGCATCCGGACTGGACGATTTTCCGTGCGGTGCAGGAGCTGATGCTTCAAACGTCGATGCCCAAGCAGGACAAGTTCCGCAAAATTTGGCAACCGACGTACACGATCATCTACCGCGAGGCTAGCCCTGGTTCGTCCTCGTCGCTGTTGGGCGGTGGAAAGGAGGACCTGAGCAGTGGCGAGGAAGGTCGCGCCACACCGATCATTTCACTGTACTCGCAGCGAAGCCACGGTTCCACGCTCTCGCCCAGCTCGCCCATTCCGGGAACGCCGTCTGTGGCTGGTGCCGGCCCTGGTAGTGCCGGTGGAGCGACATCGGCCGCGTGTGGCAGtacgcaacagcagcagtactgCTCGGTCGAGGACGTACTGCAGCTACTGTCGCAGCTGAACAGCATCAACCAGTCGTTGGGTTCCGCCCCGTCCAACAACGACAAGAACTTGATCCCCGACGCAGAGTCGCACTATCTAAATCCGGAGGTGTTTATGAGCAAGAAGATCACGAacaagctgcagcagcagatccAGGATCCGCTCGTCCTGTCCAGCGGCAGCTTGCCGAAGTGGTGCGAAGAGTACAACCAAACCTGCCCGTTCCTGTTCCCGTTCGAAACGCGCCAGCTGTACTTTAGCTGTACCGCGTTCGGTGCGTCGCGCAGCATCGTTTGGCTGCAGTCCCAGCGGGACGTTAGCTTGGAGCGTCAGCGCGCCCCAGGACTTAGCCCGCGGCATGCCGACCAGCAGGAGTTCCGCGTGGGCCGACTAAAGCACGAACGGGTGAAGGTACCGCGCGGGGAGAATCTGCTCGATTGGGCCCAGCAGGTGATGAAGGTCCACTGCAACCGGAAGTCGGTGCTGGAGGTAGAGTTTGTCGGCGAAGAAGGCACAGGTCTTGGGCCGACGCTCGAATTTTACGCCCTGGTAGCGGCCGAGCTGCAGCGCAGCGATCTCGGCATGTGGCTGTGCGATGACGAGCAGCCGAAGCTGATCGAGGACGAAATAGATCTCGGCGAGGGTAGCAAACCGGTCGGCTACTATGTGCGCCGCTCGACCGGCCTCTTCCCGGCCCCGCTACCCCAAGACTCGGATATCTGCGAGTACGTGTCGAACTACTTCTGGTTTCTGGGCGTGTTTCTGGCGAAGGTACTGCAGGACAACCGGTTGGTGGATTTGCCCCTCTCGAACAGCTTCCTGCAGCTGCTCAGCCACAGCCGCTCGATTGCGCGCGGTTCACCCAACCAGCCGCCGTTCGGCAAGTCGTCGGGCCTGAGCGACGATATAATGCTGTCCTCCCTAATGTCGGAGGAAAGTGATCGCGATCGGGATCTGCTGGTCGATTCGTACCAGTCGAAGATGGCCACCAGCGACGGTGCATGGTACGACGGTATACTGTCGCAGGAGAACCTGCAGGAGATAGATCCGATCCGGTATCAGTTCTTGCGCGAGTTGCAGGAGCTCGTACAGCAGAAGCAAACCATCGAGCAGAACGATGCGCTCAGCTCGGAGGAAAAGTTGCAGCAGATCGGGGAGCTGAAGCTAAACACCAAAACGGGCTGTGTGGCGCTGGACGATCTGGCGCTTACGTTTAGCTATCTGCCGAGCTCGAAAAACTACGGTTACGCGTCGGCCGATCTGATACCGAACGGGGCGAACATCGACGTGACGATTAACAACGTGGAGGAGTACTGCAATCTGACGATTGCGTTCTGTCTGCAGGAAGGTATCGCGAAGCAGCTGGCCGCATTCCACCGTGGGTTCTGTGAGGTGTTTGCGCTGAGCAAGTTGGCCGCGTTTACGCCGGACGAGATACGGAAGATGCTGTGCGGTGAGCAGAATCCGGAGTGGACGCGCGAGGACATCATGACGTACACGGAACCGAAGCTGGGATACACGAAGGAAAG CCCCGGTTTCTTGCGCTTCGTTAATGTGCTGATGGGCATGAACGGATCGGAACGGAAAGCGTTCCTTCAGTTTACCACCGGCTGCAGCAGTCTACCGCCCGGTGGACTGGCGAACC